A genomic segment from Streptosporangium roseum DSM 43021 encodes:
- a CDS encoding ABC transporter permease — protein MAEFIARRAMRAILTIWIAVTVTFFLLRLLPGDPTLLVVEGDMTPEMQQALREQYGLDKPMLTQYWLYLTELVQGNLGTSFRQLQPVTDIIVSRLPWTALLAGSAFVLTIVLGIPLGVYAAAHRGKRVDRVVQMFGITGHALFVPSIGILLLVVAGSWLGWFPIGGAIDPDTRGAAAYVSLLHHLALPLLSLVVVQLGPYALTLRTNMLEVLGEDYIKSARGRGLSPQRTLWRHALRNAFLPALTLMGLQLGTLVGGAVLTETVFAYPGVGRLIYEAVGQLDYPLLQGAFIMLAITVVVANLITDVISMLLNPRIRA, from the coding sequence ATGGCTGAATTCATCGCCAGAAGGGCGATGCGCGCGATCCTGACCATCTGGATCGCGGTCACCGTAACGTTTTTCCTGCTCCGGCTGCTGCCGGGTGATCCCACCCTCCTGGTCGTCGAGGGGGACATGACCCCCGAGATGCAGCAGGCGCTGCGGGAGCAGTACGGGCTGGACAAGCCCATGCTCACGCAGTACTGGCTGTATCTGACCGAGTTGGTGCAGGGGAACCTCGGCACGTCGTTCAGGCAGCTCCAGCCGGTCACCGACATCATCGTGTCGCGGTTGCCGTGGACGGCGCTCCTGGCCGGCTCGGCGTTCGTGCTGACCATCGTGCTCGGCATCCCGCTCGGGGTGTACGCGGCCGCCCATCGCGGCAAGCGCGTCGACCGGGTCGTCCAGATGTTCGGGATCACCGGGCACGCGCTGTTCGTCCCGAGCATCGGGATCCTGCTGCTCGTGGTCGCGGGCTCGTGGCTCGGCTGGTTCCCGATCGGTGGCGCGATCGACCCCGACACCCGGGGCGCCGCCGCGTACGTCAGCCTGCTCCACCATCTCGCGCTGCCCCTGCTGAGCCTCGTGGTCGTGCAGCTCGGGCCGTACGCGCTCACGCTGCGCACCAACATGCTCGAGGTCCTCGGCGAGGACTACATCAAAAGCGCCCGCGGCCGTGGCCTGTCGCCGCAGCGAACCCTGTGGCGGCACGCGTTGCGCAACGCGTTCCTCCCGGCGCTGACGCTGATGGGTCTTCAGCTCGGCACCCTGGTCGGCGGGGCGGTGCTCACCGAGACCGTGTTCGCCTACCCCGGCGTCGGACGGCTGATCTACGAGGCCGTCGGCCAACTCGACTATCCGCTGCTGCAGGGAGCGTTCATCATGCTCGCGATCACCGTGGTCGTCGCGAACCTGATCACCGACGTGATCAGCATGCTGCTCAACCCGAGGATCCGCGCATGA
- a CDS encoding ABC transporter permease, with protein sequence MSAMMPPDAGPAGAVAVDEPAASTPPSAMKSLRRFLAKPSGALSISMLLVFLVTGLFGPLLVDRPGGLGSEILRSPSVAHWFGTDDLGQDVFAQVVWGTRVSLTVAVAASAIAIVIGTALGLLGAYSRRADAWVTTVTDLMLSLPLLPLMIMVTALVGPSVTTLTFVIGLFSWPEVTRLIRSNGLVVVSMPYIDGARALGATGWRIVTREVLPAVVPLIVVSVLLTAARAVISEAGLSFLGLGDPDSWSWGRIILNAQRSGVISTAWWQTLFPSLAILLLVLSATVAGVRFNDSRDPRLKDR encoded by the coding sequence ATGAGCGCCATGATGCCTCCCGACGCGGGGCCCGCCGGCGCCGTCGCGGTGGACGAGCCGGCGGCGAGCACCCCGCCGTCGGCGATGAAGAGCCTCCGGCGATTCCTGGCCAAGCCCAGCGGCGCGCTGTCGATCTCGATGCTGCTGGTGTTCCTGGTGACCGGCCTGTTCGGCCCGCTCCTCGTGGACCGGCCAGGCGGGCTCGGTTCCGAGATCCTGCGGTCGCCGTCGGTCGCGCACTGGTTCGGCACCGACGATCTCGGCCAGGACGTGTTCGCCCAGGTGGTGTGGGGGACCCGGGTCAGCCTGACAGTGGCGGTCGCGGCGTCGGCGATCGCGATCGTCATCGGTACGGCCCTCGGCCTGCTCGGCGCCTACTCCAGGCGGGCCGACGCCTGGGTCACCACGGTGACCGACCTGATGCTGTCGCTCCCCCTGCTGCCGCTCATGATCATGGTGACCGCGCTGGTCGGCCCGAGCGTCACGACGCTGACGTTCGTCATCGGGCTGTTCTCCTGGCCCGAGGTGACGCGGCTGATCCGGTCGAACGGCCTGGTCGTGGTCTCCATGCCGTACATCGACGGCGCCCGCGCGCTCGGCGCGACGGGCTGGCGGATCGTCACCCGTGAGGTGCTGCCCGCCGTGGTGCCGCTGATCGTGGTGAGCGTGCTGCTCACCGCGGCCAGAGCGGTGATCTCCGAAGCGGGGCTGAGCTTCCTGGGGCTCGGCGACCCCGACTCCTGGTCGTGGGGACGGATCATCCTCAACGCCCAGCGCAGTGGCGTGATCTCCACCGCGTGGTGGCAGACGCTGTTCCCGTCACTGGCGATCCTGCTGCTCGTGCTCTCGGCGACGGTCGCCGGCGTGCGATTCAACGACTCACGCGACCCTCGGCTGAAGGACCGGTGA
- a CDS encoding M24 family metallopeptidase: protein MRLSSDYYADVHSSLRDALDQDGLDGFLATSPSDVAYLAGFFYAVTERPVYLWFPRDGRPLCVVPKLDEEYAALQRIEADVVTYAEFPGVDPAEAVLAREIGRTGRPAARIGISGGLSLAGHRALTEALGTAGLRTSPVVSNLRLIKHPEELAWHRQAAGICDEMLAAGRALIEDALRAGRPLPSEGDLARHVIGYGSDAMYQRYDHVIYTTKLAGGLVYAGPNSANPHGLPSRRRLEIGDTVILSLGAAVGSRFVESERTFVIGEPSADQRRYFAVAAEAQEVGTAGLRAGRTCAEVNRECLDVIRGHGLGEHIRHRQGHGIGVQQHEPPWVEDGDDTVLRAGMLLSSEPGVYVPGHGGYRISDTVLVTDAGPERLTSYPRGLEENVIAP from the coding sequence ATGCGCCTTTCTTCCGACTACTACGCGGACGTCCATTCCTCCCTCAGGGACGCCCTGGACCAGGACGGTCTGGACGGATTCCTGGCCACGTCGCCGAGTGACGTCGCCTACCTCGCCGGGTTCTTCTACGCCGTCACCGAACGACCGGTCTATCTCTGGTTCCCCCGTGACGGCCGGCCCCTGTGCGTGGTGCCGAAGCTCGATGAGGAGTACGCGGCGCTGCAGCGCATCGAGGCCGACGTCGTCACCTACGCCGAGTTTCCCGGCGTCGATCCGGCCGAGGCCGTACTCGCGCGTGAGATCGGGCGTACGGGCCGGCCCGCGGCCCGGATCGGCATCTCGGGCGGGCTCAGCCTCGCCGGCCACCGGGCGCTGACCGAGGCGTTGGGCACAGCCGGACTCCGTACCAGTCCGGTGGTGTCGAACCTGCGGCTCATCAAGCATCCGGAGGAGCTCGCCTGGCACCGCCAGGCGGCCGGGATCTGTGACGAGATGCTCGCGGCGGGCCGGGCCCTCATCGAGGACGCGCTGCGCGCGGGGCGCCCGCTGCCGAGCGAGGGCGATCTCGCGCGGCACGTCATCGGGTACGGCTCCGACGCGATGTACCAGCGCTACGACCATGTCATCTACACGACGAAGCTGGCCGGCGGCCTGGTGTACGCCGGCCCGAACTCCGCGAACCCGCACGGACTGCCCAGCAGGCGCAGGCTGGAGATCGGCGACACCGTCATCCTCTCCCTGGGCGCCGCCGTCGGCAGCCGCTTCGTCGAGAGCGAGCGGACCTTCGTCATCGGCGAACCCAGCGCCGACCAGCGGCGCTACTTCGCCGTCGCGGCGGAGGCCCAGGAGGTCGGCACGGCGGGCCTGCGCGCCGGCCGTACCTGCGCGGAGGTCAACCGCGAGTGTCTCGACGTCATCAGAGGACACGGGCTCGGCGAGCACATCCGGCACCGCCAAGGGCACGGCATCGGCGTCCAGCAGCACGAGCCGCCATGGGTGGAGGACGGCGACGACACGGTGCTCCGGGCCGGAATGCTGCTCTCCAGCGAGCCGGGCGTGTACGTGCCGGGCCACGGCGGCTACCGCATCTCCGACACCGTGCTGGTCACCGACGCGGGACCTGAACGGTTGACCAGCTATCCGCGCGGCCTCGAAGAGAACGTGATCGCGCCATGA